One Dromiciops gliroides isolate mDroGli1 chromosome 3, mDroGli1.pri, whole genome shotgun sequence DNA segment encodes these proteins:
- the SMIM35 gene encoding small integral membrane protein 35: MTGEESISTLGLILGVGLSLLVVSILGYSLAKWYQHGYCWEGPNFVFNLYQIRNFKSGELELGPPFTISGHLSNSEGGYKQFYDRPL, translated from the exons GTGAGGAGTCCATTAGTACTTTAGGTCTGATCCTAGGAGTGGGTCTGTCGTTACTAGTGGTGTCCATCCTTGGCTACAGTCTGGCCAAGTGGTACCAACACGGATACTGCTGGGAGG GGCCCAACTTTGTGTTTAACTTGTACCAGATCCG CAACTTTAAATCTGGGGAGCTGGAGCTGGGTCCTCCCTTCACCATCAGCGGCCACCTCAGCAACTCAGAAGGTGGCTATAAGCAGTTCTATGACAGGCCACTCTGA